In Brassica napus cultivar Da-Ae chromosome A3, Da-Ae, whole genome shotgun sequence, the sequence CCACTCTCCAAATAAAAGTTATATTACTTGGTATGGGTATCGTATTTCTTACAAAATTACGGACCCACATACTCATGACTGGCCAAGTCATTCAAATAACttatttagatttatttataGTGAGAGTATGTCAAAAAATGTGGATGATATCAATATATTAGATGACAAAAATTATGATGTGTTTACGTATTATAAAATTTCGTATCAGATCCGAAAATGTCCAAAACTGACTTGAGAATCAAGAACTTTTTATACCGCACGTTATATACTTAATTGTCTTTCTCTGCCAATAAATTTCCTATAGTTTTTGCGAATTTAGTAATATAACATTAACGTTACAATctctgatgtttttttttatctgcgAAGATTCTTAAGGGCGAGAAAACTTGACACTGAGAAAGCGAAGCAAATGTGGAGTGACATGCTCCAATGGAGGAAAGATTTCGGAGCCGATACAATCATCGAGGTTCACATTTTGTCCATAGTTCGTGGAACATCTCTCTCATGCcgagtaaatatataatatttgacAAGTTCTTCAAAAAATTTCTGATGCTGAAGGATTTTGAGTTTGAAGAGATCGATGAAGTTGTCAAACATTATCCTCAAGGCTATCATGGAGTGGACAAAGAAGGAAGGCCGGTTTACATCGAGAGATTAGGCCAAATCGATGCTAATAAGCTGTTACAAGTGACTACAATGGACCGGTACGAGAGATACCATGTGAAAGAGTTCGAGAAAATGTTCAATATCAAGTTCCCTTCTTGCTCAGCGGCAGCCAAGAAGCACATCGATCAAAGCACGACTATTTTTGATGTGCAAGGCGTGGTACGTTACCTTTTCATATATCGTTTCTTTCAAAGATAcagtatataaatttgaaaaagaatgtggatatttaaaaatatgtggCATCTTTCGAATACTAGGGGCTTAAGAACTTCAACAAATGTGCAAGGGAGCTACTACAACGCCTTCTGAAGATAGACAACGAAAATTACCCTGAGGTATTCAATCTCAAACAGCTTTTCATTATTACAAATGGTAACAAATTTGTGAATTAAGTTTTTCTTTGTAGACTCTAAACAGAATGTTCATCATCAATGCGGGTCCTGGATTCCGGCTCTTATGGGGCCCTGTTAAATCTTTCCTTGATCCAAAGACGACGTCAAAGATTCATGTTCTTGGGAACAAATACCAGAGCAAATTGCTCGAAGCCATTGACGCTAGGTAAGATTACTATTTACTAGTGATTAATCATCTTAATTAATGCTGCgttgtgttatatatatttatttgtaattttCTACAAAATTCGATTTCTTGTGATAGCGAGTTGCCACATTTCTTTGGCGGTCGTTGCACTTGTGAAGGCAAAGGAGGCTGCATGCGATCTGATAAAGGCCCATGGAACGATCCTGAGATTCTTAAGGTCAACTTAGGAGCTTAAAACTTgttttttacgttttttttagTCTCTTACCAAACATAAGTGTGTTATTATGGAAAGCAGATGGTGAAGAACCCTGAGGCCAAGTTCTCGACTATTTCAGAGGACGAACGCATACTTGTAGAAGATGAAATATCGATGGTCTTTGAAGTAAGCTGAGAACTTTGTCAACAACCAAAACACATTTAACTTATAATTCTCATCAGTTATACctaattaacaatattttatgcATTAACTTTGTAGCCtctagagagaaagaagaagagaaccaTAAAAGTCAATGTGTGTGAGAAACACATTGCAACTGTTGACAAGTTCATGGCTTTGTCTTTACCTGAAAAGCCTCCAAAAACCGTCAAAAGAGGTAATATAGCTATTGACATTATAGCTCAAGTCTGAAGACTATTTCTCGCTCTATAATCCAATTTGTCTAATCGTCATAGACTGTTACGTAGGGAATGGGCTACCAAAGAAAGATGATGGTTTTCTTGTGGGAGGGGTTATCGCCTTTGTGATGGGAATTCTAGCAATGGTCCGACTATCTAAACACGTTCCACGCAAGCTCACGGAGGCTGCATTATTTGGCAACTCAGTTTACAATGAGGAATCAAAAATGACTAACCCCGACCAAGATCAGCTTTCAACACCAGTATCAAGCTCCGAGTATGTATTAATGGCAAAGAGAATGTCCGATCTTGAAGAAAAGTATATGTCCCTTGATTCGAAACCAGCGGATGATGGTCTAGAGAAAGAAGATAAACTTCAGGCTGCGCTAAACCGGGTCCAAGTGCTTGAGCATGAGTTATCTGAGACCAAAAAGGTAAGATCTAACCTCAGTCAAACTAGACTCAGTTAAATAAACGAGTAAACGACGAAgaacaaatattaaattagcTAATCAATAAATGCTAAAGAAAGTAGCAAAATGGTACTGATGCAAACTAGTGGAAATAAAcacgtttttaaaaaagaaaaatacatattACTACATTTACTTTTCAAAAAGATGGCAtattagggctgttcaatatggtaaaaccgaaccgaaccgaatcgaaatagacaatatggtttggttttggtatataccatataaaccgaatggatataattttataaaaaccgtaggatttggatatggtttggtatataaccgattaaaccgaataaaccgaacaaaaccgattaaaagtagaaacatgtaaatatgtatctattttataacaatacatgaaaatctatttgttacataagttaaatttgtgttaataattattaccatgattttatagtaataaaaaaccttaat encodes:
- the LOC106439848 gene encoding phosphatidylinositol/phosphatidylcholine transfer protein SFH7 — protein: MADTKQDIETSEDERKIVKISSFRKKAISASNRFKKSFRRKSRRTSSRIVSEPGGINAEDLRSIDAFRQLLLQDDLLPTQHDDPHMMLRFLRARKLDTEKAKQMWSDMLQWRKDFGADTIIEDFEFEEIDEVVKHYPQGYHGVDKEGRPVYIERLGQIDANKLLQVTTMDRYERYHVKEFEKMFNIKFPSCSAAAKKHIDQSTTIFDVQGVGLKNFNKCARELLQRLLKIDNENYPETLNRMFIINAGPGFRLLWGPVKSFLDPKTTSKIHVLGNKYQSKLLEAIDASELPHFFGGRCTCEGKGGCMRSDKGPWNDPEILKMVKNPEAKFSTISEDERILVEDEISMVFEPLERKKKRTIKVNVCEKHIATVDKFMALSLPEKPPKTVKRGNGLPKKDDGFLVGGVIAFVMGILAMVRLSKHVPRKLTEAALFGNSVYNEESKMTNPDQDQLSTPVSSSEYVLMAKRMSDLEEKYMSLDSKPADDGLEKEDKLQAALNRVQVLEHELSETKKALDETIAKQNGILEFIEKKKKKKRLCFRF